In Nicotiana tabacum cultivar K326 chromosome 17, ASM71507v2, whole genome shotgun sequence, one DNA window encodes the following:
- the LOC107811313 gene encoding uncharacterized protein LOC107811313 — MVDLAQNHYLQNTNPQFSSLSSLNLSTEMDKNEFISLRDRPFPCRFRYIPEDNIQQTSITAKNHQPNHKIDEIERVGNNERKHFSHRHNLLMYSLRASDCVHCYFCETIISGMAYGCKRCRYFLHESCSEFPQLIEHLAHPGHQLTLKYTPTFDSGYICKACHVGDNPALLFNFHYSCNLCDFAIHMGCASMPCKVFHKETGLSLFYSNPLKNEAGPLLCDICNHSINKTNSWVYYDHSHNFITHFGCAADSIYGKGKDDKSYIMGVKTGLTNLDGDDTSIVHYQKYDEGKKDERFFHRHGLHLLDRSQDNIVKNHKCGICGLDLSTDKKKGCSTCDYIIHERCSQLPEKIQHPFHPHTLTLVPKKDGVEVQCNGCRQSSGCHTNYTVLYQCKICDFQLHPSCAACPRRLKKLDLTLCYSFPYKNEVSKLFCSYCSKVINKDQWLYYGRNKDEKRHITCQLAVGVSNCYVTLRDLEVE; from the coding sequence ATGGTGGATCTTGCCCAGAACCATTATCTCCAAAATACAAATCCTCaattttcctctctttcttcCTTAAATCTTTCAACAGAAATGGACAAGAACGAATTTATCTCTCTTAGAGATCGTCCATTCCCTTGTAGATTTCGTTATATACCAGAAGATAACATTCAACAAACATCAATTACTGCCAAAAATCATCaaccaaaccataaaattgaTGAGATAGAAAGAGTTGgcaataatgaaagaaaacatTTCAGCCATCGACATAACTTGTTAATGTACTCGTTACGAGCATCAGATTGTGTTCATTGCTATTTTTGCGAGACAATTATTTCAGGCATGGCATATGGTTGCAAACGTTGTAGATACTTTCTACACGAATCCTGTTCTGAATTCCCACAACTTATTGAACATTTAGCTCACCCTGGCCATCAATTAACCCTCAAGTACACTCCCACATTTGATAGTGGCTATATTTGCAAAGCTTGTCACGTTGGTGACAATCCAGCTTTGTTATTTAACTTCCATTACTCTTGTAATCTCTGTGATTTTGCTATTCATATGGGGTGTGCTTCTATGCCTTGTAAAGTTTTTCACAAGGAAACTGGGCTATCCCTTTTCTACTCAAATCCTTTGAAAAATGAAGCTGGACCACTCCTTTGTGATATTTGCAACCACTCAATAAACAAGACCAATTCTTGGGTATATTATGACCATAGTCATAATTTCATAACCCATTTTGGTTGTGCTGCTGATTCTATATATGGAAAAGGAAAAGATGATAAATCTTATATTATGGGTGTGAAAACTGGATTGACAAATCTTGACGGAGATGACACTTCTATAGTTCACTATCAAAAATATGATGAAGGAAAAAAAGATGAGCGATTTTTTCACAGACATGGTTTGCATTTATTGGACCGTTCACAGGACAATATAGTGAAGAATCATAAATGTGGAATATGTGGATTAGATCTAAGTACAGACAAGAAAAAAGGATGTTCTACTTGTGATTATATAATTCACGAGAGATGTTCTCAATTGCCTGAGAAAATTCAACATCCATTTCATCCACATACACTTACACTTGTTCCAAAAAAAGATGGAGTTGAAGTTCAGTGCAATGGATGTCGTCAATCTAGTGGTTGTCATACCAATTACACAGTTCTTTACCAATGCAAGATTTGTGATTTTCAACTTCATCCATCTTGTGCAGCTTGTCCAAGGAGATTGAAAAAGCTTGATTTGACTTTATGCTATTCATTTCCTTATAAGAATGAGGTCTCAAAATTGTTTTGCAGCTATTGCTCCAAAGTTATTAACAAGGATCAGTGGCTCTACTATGGAAGAAATAAGGACGAGAAGAGACACATTACTTGTCAACTTGCTGTTGGTGTTTCAAATTGCTATGTCACATTACGTGATTTAGAGGTcgaataa